A stretch of Aerococcus urinaehominis DNA encodes these proteins:
- the hxlB gene encoding 6-phospho-3-hexuloisomerase: MENKAYLNYDMIIKELNHHKDTISFHSLDNVIALILKANQIFLLGAGRSGCVMKMFANRLIHLGLKANIIGNVTTPPAEEGDLLILNSSSGSTKRLVGAAEHAKKIGVKILLFSSTVDSILYELADETVIIPGNSKLTTSTLLTDQPMGSLFEQSSLIMFDSIVLTLRDCLGETNQSMSQRHANLE, encoded by the coding sequence ATGGAAAATAAAGCTTATTTAAATTATGATATGATCATTAAAGAATTAAATCATCACAAAGATACCATCTCTTTTCATTCTCTTGATAACGTTATAGCTCTAATTTTAAAGGCTAACCAAATTTTTCTATTAGGAGCTGGGCGGTCCGGTTGTGTCATGAAAATGTTTGCAAATCGCCTGATCCATTTAGGATTAAAAGCAAATATTATAGGTAATGTGACTACTCCGCCAGCTGAAGAAGGAGACTTGTTAATTTTAAACTCTTCCTCAGGATCTACAAAACGATTGGTAGGGGCGGCAGAGCACGCCAAAAAAATAGGTGTCAAGATTTTACTTTTTTCATCTACAGTTGATTCTATATTGTATGAATTAGCAGATGAAACAGTTATTATACCTGGAAATAGTAAGTTAACTACCAGTACTTTGTTGACAGATCAACCTATGGGATCATTATTTGAGCAATCCAGTCTAATCATGTTTGATTCAATAGTTTTAACTTTAAGAGATTGTTTAGGGGAAACAAATCAATCAATGAGTCAGAGGCATGCAAATTTAGAATAA
- a CDS encoding PTS sugar transporter subunit IIB produces MKKLLVVCGAGHATSTIAVSKIQNWLKSNSNEDKVKIYQSKIGDELQHLDEYDAVVSTTVVPDSAKSKVINGLGLLTGMGTDSIYNELQQRLEL; encoded by the coding sequence ATGAAAAAATTACTCGTTGTCTGCGGTGCAGGTCATGCAACTTCCACTATTGCAGTCTCAAAAATTCAAAATTGGCTAAAGAGCAATTCAAATGAAGATAAGGTAAAAATTTATCAATCGAAAATTGGTGATGAATTACAGCATTTAGACGAATATGATGCTGTTGTTAGTACGACGGTAGTCCCGGATAGTGCTAAGAGTAAAGTTATTAATGGCTTAGGCTTATTAACCGGTATGGGAACTGATTCTATATACAACGAACTTCAACAGCGATTGGAGTTATAA
- a CDS encoding PTS sugar transporter subunit IIA, translating into MYLDFNLGLLQTEENDADSLLNHLVDMLEEENIVKRSFREAIFEREQAYPTGLMINSFGFAIPHADNSHVNKSQICYATLKEPVIFKSMTDPNESVEVNMVFMITMKEPHEQLEMLQNLMSLFQNEEQVKDLMTLTDKDEFKRKLIKAGIN; encoded by the coding sequence ATGTATTTGGATTTTAATTTAGGACTATTACAAACAGAGGAAAATGATGCTGATTCACTGTTAAATCATCTAGTCGATATGCTTGAAGAAGAAAATATTGTTAAAAGATCATTCAGAGAGGCCATATTCGAACGAGAACAAGCTTATCCTACTGGCTTAATGATAAATAGTTTTGGATTTGCCATACCTCATGCTGATAATAGTCACGTGAATAAATCACAGATTTGTTATGCAACTTTAAAAGAGCCAGTGATTTTTAAGAGTATGACAGATCCAAATGAAAGTGTTGAGGTAAATATGGTCTTTATGATTACTATGAAGGAACCCCATGAACAATTAGAAATGCTACAAAATTTAATGTCACTATTTCAAAATGAAGAACAAGTTAAAGACCTAATGACTCTCACAGATAAGGATGAATTTAAGAGAAAACTTATTAAGGCTGGAATAAACTAG
- a CDS encoding DNA cytosine methyltransferase: MNISAIDLFCGVGGLTHGLERAGIQVIAGIDIESSCKYAYEVNNKSIFIEKDIKEIKGSDLESLYPEDTQIKILVGCAPCQPFSSYTSKYRNSKSLDDKMDLLSEFGRLITEIQPEVVSMENVPQLVKTKIFKDFLEILNRYEYNTDYKIVYGPDYDVPQNRRRLILVASKLSKIKVPDPIRKKEEYLTVRDIISQLPHIEAGETDSNDCLHTTRNLSSINIERIEQSKPGGSWEDWDEELLPNCYRRETGRTFKSVYGRMEWDKPSPTITTQFIGYGNGRFGHPEQNRALSLREGALLQTFPADYKFTKSHVKSLKDIAVQIGNAVPVKLGEIIGEAIISSINNQCTKERG, from the coding sequence ATGAATATTTCAGCAATTGATTTATTTTGTGGTGTTGGAGGACTCACCCATGGACTTGAGAGAGCAGGCATTCAAGTGATAGCAGGAATAGATATTGAATCCTCGTGTAAGTATGCCTATGAAGTTAATAACAAATCTATTTTTATAGAGAAAGATATTAAAGAAATAAAAGGATCTGACTTAGAGAGTTTATATCCTGAAGATACACAGATAAAAATATTAGTTGGTTGCGCTCCCTGCCAACCATTTTCTTCATATACTTCTAAATATCGAAATAGTAAATCTTTAGATGATAAAATGGACCTTTTGTCAGAATTTGGTAGGTTGATAACAGAAATACAGCCTGAAGTGGTTTCCATGGAAAATGTGCCACAATTAGTAAAAACTAAAATATTTAAAGACTTTCTAGAAATTTTGAACAGATATGAATACAATACAGATTATAAAATTGTTTATGGGCCAGACTATGATGTTCCTCAAAATAGGAGACGATTGATTCTAGTTGCTTCAAAACTATCTAAAATTAAAGTTCCAGATCCAATTAGAAAAAAAGAAGAATATCTTACCGTTAGGGATATTATTTCTCAATTGCCTCATATTGAAGCTGGAGAGACTGATTCAAATGATTGTTTGCATACAACGAGAAACTTATCAAGTATAAATATAGAAAGAATAGAGCAATCTAAACCCGGAGGCTCTTGGGAAGACTGGGATGAGGAACTATTACCCAACTGCTACCGAAGAGAGACTGGTCGCACATTCAAGTCAGTATATGGGCGTATGGAGTGGGATAAACCTTCTCCAACTATTACTACTCAGTTTATTGGATATGGTAATGGCCGATTTGGTCATCCTGAACAAAATCGTGCTCTTTCTCTTAGAGAAGGCGCACTATTGCAAACTTTTCCTGCGGATTATAAATTCACGAAAAGTCATGTTAAGTCTTTAAAGGATATAGCAGTTCAAATAGGAAATGCTGTTCCAGTTAAGTTAGGAGAAATAATTGGAGAGGCGATTATTTCATCTATTAATAATCAATGTACTAAAGAGAGGGGATAA
- a CDS encoding sigma factor produces the protein MRQPCFSEQVIREFTPLIYTAIYRFGLSRHHRHFDDYYQELSLKLLSLTNTFDGDVLGADRYQFTAYATTSLRRYMIDLWRKYQQDDHQALGDYDPLDGYWLESELHALSSITCP, from the coding sequence ATGCGGCAACCATGTTTTAGTGAACAAGTCATCCGTGAATTTACCCCCTTAATTTACACGGCCATCTACCGCTTTGGCCTCTCCCGCCACCACCGTCATTTTGACGACTACTACCAGGAACTATCACTCAAATTACTTAGTCTAACTAACACTTTTGACGGTGATGTCTTAGGGGCCGACCGCTACCAGTTTACGGCCTATGCCACCACCAGCCTGAGGCGGTATATGATCGACCTCTGGCGCAAGTACCAGCAAGACGACCACCAGGCCTTGGGTGACTATGACCCCTTAGACGGCTACTGGCTGGAGAGTGAGCTCCATGCCTTGTCATCAATAACCTGTCCATGA
- a CDS encoding PTS galactitol transporter subunit IIC, translated as MDFILSGFEWFIGLGSNVFLPIIIFIIGLLFGLKPGKAFISGITVGIGSIGLGLVLDLLSGTLGKAIQDMGQQYSASLNILDIGVGVGGPLAFSTSLGILMIPISLLINFAFIYLGWTKVLNVDIWNFWFPIFMGLVGQAITGKFAYGLIVAIIAVILQWTLATVTQKQVSEFFGYPGIAISHMMATSGAIFAILLNWIFERIPGFNKIDLDSETMTEKFGVFGDTVVIGLLIGLIVGIFAGYDVAGIGTLGMSTAAIMKIMPKMVAMFMEGLMPIAEAAQEFANRRLEGREVLIGMDAALTVGHSTVMSTSLLLVPISLILALVLPGNNVLPFGDLAFFAFAICLMIPFFKGNLVRSIVGSSIYVVFCLYMSTWLAPIITDVFHLANYDVGTSGLVTMLLAALWPIGLLVISYSYLGILGVVAYGLLVLAASIYFSKIKNVETFS; from the coding sequence ATGGATTTCATTTTAAGTGGATTTGAATGGTTCATTGGGCTAGGTTCAAATGTGTTTTTACCAATTATAATTTTCATAATAGGTTTACTATTTGGTTTAAAGCCAGGCAAGGCTTTTATTTCAGGTATCACTGTCGGTATTGGTAGTATCGGTCTTGGCTTAGTGCTTGATTTACTATCAGGTACTTTAGGTAAGGCGATTCAAGATATGGGACAACAATACAGTGCCTCTTTAAATATCTTAGATATTGGCGTGGGTGTTGGAGGGCCATTAGCCTTTTCAACATCTCTAGGTATTTTAATGATTCCTATTTCATTGCTTATTAATTTTGCGTTTATTTACCTAGGTTGGACCAAAGTATTGAACGTCGATATTTGGAATTTTTGGTTTCCAATCTTTATGGGTCTTGTTGGCCAAGCCATTACAGGTAAATTTGCTTACGGTTTAATCGTTGCTATTATTGCAGTTATACTGCAATGGACCCTAGCTACAGTAACACAGAAACAAGTTAGTGAATTTTTCGGATATCCTGGTATCGCGATTAGTCACATGATGGCAACATCTGGTGCTATCTTTGCTATTTTACTAAATTGGATTTTTGAAAGAATCCCAGGATTTAATAAAATTGATTTAGATTCGGAAACAATGACTGAAAAATTTGGTGTTTTTGGTGATACGGTCGTGATTGGGTTATTAATTGGATTAATAGTAGGTATTTTTGCAGGTTATGACGTTGCTGGTATTGGTACATTGGGAATGTCTACTGCTGCCATTATGAAGATTATGCCAAAAATGGTTGCTATGTTTATGGAAGGACTAATGCCGATAGCAGAGGCTGCCCAAGAATTTGCCAACCGACGTTTAGAAGGTCGAGAAGTACTAATCGGAATGGATGCTGCTCTTACAGTCGGTCATTCAACAGTAATGTCTACTTCTTTACTTCTTGTGCCAATTTCACTAATTTTAGCTTTAGTTTTACCGGGAAATAATGTATTACCGTTTGGTGATCTTGCTTTCTTTGCTTTTGCGATTTGTTTAATGATTCCTTTCTTTAAAGGAAACTTAGTTAGATCAATTGTAGGTAGTTCAATTTACGTTGTCTTCTGTCTATACATGTCAACCTGGTTAGCACCGATTATTACAGATGTGTTCCATCTTGCAAATTATGATGTTGGTACTAGTGGCCTGGTAACTATGCTGTTAGCAGCACTTTGGCCTATTGGCTTATTAGTGATTTCTTATAGCTACCTAGGTATTCTAGGTGTTGTTGCATACGGTTTACTGGTGTTAGCTGCTTCAATTTATTTTAGTAAAATCAAAAATGTTGAAACTTTTAGTTAG
- a CDS encoding phage holin: MYIANNQLYDWLKWLVLVVMPASAVLVQGLGDLYYWTATDVAVTTINLMTAFFGTILQISSKNYHDGGGDSHGNCPASA, translated from the coding sequence ATGTATATTGCGAACAACCAGCTCTATGACTGGCTGAAGTGGTTGGTTTTAGTGGTCATGCCAGCTTCAGCTGTTTTAGTCCAGGGGCTGGGCGACCTTTATTATTGGACGGCGACCGATGTGGCGGTCACTACCATTAACTTGATGACGGCCTTTTTCGGGACGATTCTGCAGATTTCTAGTAAAAATTACCATGATGGGGGAGGAGATAGCCATGGCAACTGTCCAGCAAGTGCTTGA
- a CDS encoding DnaD domain protein gives MTIKRVVATDFWYSPLVTNELSRDEIFFMLYLKTNPQTSQLGIYKLPMQIMETQVQMPAAEINALLNSLQYNHDLIAYNRSTNEIAILEYLSYSILTGGTPVERILKREIHHVESLELLTKVQAKMTDYWHRSERAIDGCLAELFAKEIANRSRTEYADQLLADLHDFWSDYFTADLIDEAYKRSKYKNAPDQYAKTILTDWQKRGVTSLKDVQLADYDHFNQQASILSN, from the coding sequence ATGACAATCAAAAGAGTTGTTGCTACCGATTTTTGGTACAGTCCCCTGGTCACTAATGAACTGAGCCGTGATGAGATTTTCTTCATGCTTTACCTGAAAACCAATCCGCAAACCTCCCAGCTGGGCATCTACAAGCTCCCCATGCAAATCATGGAAACCCAGGTCCAGATGCCGGCTGCTGAAATCAATGCCCTCTTAAACAGCTTGCAGTACAACCACGATTTGATCGCCTATAACCGGTCAACCAATGAAATAGCCATTCTCGAATACCTGTCCTATTCGATTTTAACTGGTGGGACCCCGGTGGAACGGATTCTTAAACGTGAAATCCACCACGTGGAATCCCTGGAGCTCCTCACCAAGGTCCAGGCCAAAATGACCGACTACTGGCACCGGTCAGAGCGGGCCATTGATGGTTGCCTGGCTGAACTCTTTGCCAAGGAAATTGCCAACCGCAGCCGCACTGAATATGCCGACCAGTTGCTGGCTGACCTCCATGACTTTTGGTCAGACTACTTTACTGCTGACTTAATCGACGAGGCCTACAAACGTTCTAAATACAAGAATGCCCCCGACCAATATGCCAAAACCATCCTGACCGACTGGCAAAAGCGCGGGGTCACCAGCCTCAAGGACGTCCAACTCGCCGATTACGACCATTTCAACCAGCAAGCGTCAATTCTGTCTAACTAA
- a CDS encoding sigma-70 family RNA polymerase sigma factor, producing MPHTSREEKIIRKFTPLVCKTIYRLGIASHHIHFDDYYQELAIKLLALTKTFKGDPLASDSERYQFVGYAAVGLRRYMYDLLRKEKHPDSPNWLADDQRNLSLLETNLQAQEFLNHAQEALTDREWQLLVDLVAQDMTMTDLAAHYQVSRKTLYQWKNKLAQKLAPYKEILETDQ from the coding sequence ATGCCACATACAAGTCGTGAAGAAAAAATCATCCGTAAATTTACACCCCTAGTTTGTAAGACAATCTACCGCCTCGGCATTGCCAGCCACCATATCCATTTTGATGACTACTACCAGGAACTGGCCATTAAACTCCTGGCCCTAACCAAGACCTTCAAGGGCGACCCCCTGGCTAGTGACAGTGAACGTTATCAATTTGTCGGCTATGCCGCCGTGGGCCTGAGACGCTATATGTACGACCTCCTGCGCAAGGAGAAGCACCCTGACTCCCCCAACTGGCTAGCAGATGACCAGCGGAATTTAAGCTTGCTGGAAACCAACCTCCAGGCCCAGGAATTTCTAAACCATGCCCAAGAGGCCCTCACCGACCGGGAATGGCAACTTTTGGTCGACCTGGTAGCCCAGGACATGACCATGACCGATCTAGCTGCCCATTATCAGGTTTCGCGCAAGACCCTCTACCAGTGGAAAAATAAGCTGGCCCAAAAACTAGCCCCCTACAAGGAAATTCTAGAAACAGACCAGTAG
- a CDS encoding CHAP domain-containing protein, protein MATVQQVLDTARGYLGMIQGSSRHHRLIDAYNKITPRPVGYIVTYADDWCDAFVTVVGDQAGASDLIGRECGVQRHIHLFTAKGIWLGRVKPVAGDIICFDWDGGGFADHIGFVESVSGNTVTTIEGNSARSVARRQYAYNDWRIKGYARPKYRIGQTVGPDKIRQLAKEVLDGLWGNGQDRIRRLQGAGYPAGSVQAAVNDLVAKRDQANYPARVTVAQHATHWQTGQPIDDWVKGKTFAVAEVKAINQSKSKQAYLLVNRGLAIGWLLDQDVQK, encoded by the coding sequence ATGGCAACTGTCCAGCAAGTGCTTGATACTGCGCGCGGCTACCTGGGCATGATCCAGGGGTCCAGCCGCCACCACCGGCTGATTGATGCCTATAATAAAATCACGCCGCGGCCGGTTGGTTACATTGTGACCTACGCCGATGATTGGTGCGATGCCTTTGTCACTGTGGTGGGTGACCAGGCCGGGGCCAGTGACCTAATCGGGCGCGAGTGCGGGGTCCAGCGCCACATCCATTTATTTACCGCCAAGGGGATATGGCTGGGTCGGGTCAAGCCCGTGGCCGGCGACATTATTTGTTTTGACTGGGATGGAGGCGGTTTTGCGGACCATATCGGCTTTGTCGAAAGTGTCAGCGGCAATACCGTGACTACTATTGAAGGCAACTCCGCCCGGTCAGTGGCCCGCCGCCAGTATGCCTACAATGATTGGCGGATCAAGGGCTATGCCCGGCCTAAATATCGTATTGGTCAGACTGTGGGCCCAGATAAAATCCGCCAGCTGGCCAAGGAAGTGCTGGATGGGCTCTGGGGCAATGGCCAAGACCGGATCCGGCGTTTACAGGGGGCGGGCTATCCGGCCGGGTCAGTCCAGGCGGCGGTCAACGACCTGGTGGCCAAGCGCGACCAGGCCAACTATCCTGCTCGGGTGACCGTGGCCCAGCACGCCACTCACTGGCAAACCGGCCAGCCTATTGATGACTGGGTTAAGGGCAAGACCTTTGCGGTGGCTGAAGTTAAAGCAATCAACCAGTCCAAGTCCAAGCAAGCCTATTTACTGGTTAATCGCGGCCTGGCCATCGGTTGGCTGTTGGACCAGGATGTTCAAAAATAA
- a CDS encoding ribulose-phosphate 3-epimerase, giving the protein MIIAPSLLNSKLYEFKKNIKIFREYHINELHIDIMDGCFVPDQANGPKLIQDIRPLTDLLFDVHLMIDKPEEKIANYLKVGADSITFHIEATSDAMYIINTIKEAKVEAGIAVNPGTSLYSIIEILPYVDRVLVMTANPGRSGERFHDGAVDKIKKLSELRENSDYQFIIQADGKVDKSVVRDLEKAGCDHIVSGGYIFNSDSPGKQIDKLQKEMKAYGK; this is encoded by the coding sequence ATGATAATTGCGCCGTCTCTGTTAAATAGCAAATTATATGAATTTAAAAAGAATATAAAGATATTTAGAGAGTATCATATCAATGAGTTACATATTGACATCATGGATGGATGCTTTGTACCGGACCAAGCTAACGGGCCGAAACTGATTCAGGATATTCGACCTCTTACAGATTTATTGTTTGATGTTCATTTAATGATCGATAAACCAGAAGAAAAAATTGCTAATTACTTAAAAGTTGGCGCTGATAGCATCACTTTTCACATCGAGGCAACTTCTGATGCTATGTATATTATTAATACCATCAAAGAGGCAAAGGTTGAAGCGGGTATTGCAGTTAATCCAGGTACCTCATTGTATTCAATCATCGAAATCTTGCCATATGTTGATCGTGTATTAGTTATGACGGCCAACCCTGGTAGATCCGGTGAGCGTTTTCATGATGGTGCTGTTGATAAAATCAAAAAGTTGTCAGAGTTAAGGGAAAACAGCGACTATCAATTTATCATACAAGCAGACGGGAAAGTTGATAAATCAGTCGTTAGAGACTTAGAAAAAGCAGGATGTGATCATATAGTTTCTGGAGGTTACATATTCAATAGCGATTCTCCAGGCAAACAAATCGACAAGCTACAAAAGGAAATGAAAGCTTATGGAAAATAA
- a CDS encoding YjbQ family protein, producing the protein MKVYHHEIKIETIVGRPSYHDILADLTNVKDISGIKDGILTITTPHTTCSLYFEETMHDTNFFGDEYLQVDFNNVMDKIAPSMKNEGDYHSPGEKHIEFGLNLNDPNYPAEKWVMLNTDAHIRSSIFGSNSMTLIIKDSKLLIGELGRVYFVDWDQLRARTRTINFLVMGNE; encoded by the coding sequence ATGAAAGTTTACCATCATGAAATTAAGATTGAAACAATAGTTGGACGTCCGTCATACCACGATATTCTAGCAGATCTTACTAATGTGAAGGATATATCTGGAATTAAAGATGGTATCTTAACAATTACAACGCCTCATACTACCTGTTCCTTATATTTTGAAGAAACCATGCACGATACTAATTTTTTTGGTGATGAATATCTGCAAGTTGACTTTAATAACGTGATGGATAAAATTGCACCATCAATGAAGAATGAAGGGGATTATCATAGTCCTGGCGAAAAACATATTGAGTTTGGCTTGAATCTAAATGACCCTAACTATCCTGCTGAGAAGTGGGTAATGCTAAATACTGATGCACATATTCGTTCATCAATTTTCGGAAGTAACTCTATGACACTCATTATAAAAGATAGCAAGCTATTAATTGGAGAATTAGGCAGGGTATATTTTGTTGATTGGGACCAACTTCGTGCACGAACCAGAACGATTAATTTTCTGGTTATGGGAAATGAGTAG
- a CDS encoding BglG family transcription antiterminator has protein sequence MNNRQLKLLHLLVHEHSYQPASYYADKMLVSARTIYSDLEVINDSILKYGSEIKRKPSFGIKLVGNHSIFDQIDVDRHVRQSFYQPSNRRLILIKSLAFTEQLITLENLSEKFIVSKTSIYNDIHIINEIIGTADVLIESSKEGVQLLGREENIQKAVKSVIFNFSNNESELSFDSVLDILFSRDEVNCMGKILKNEFDGFATNAADYYYRSLISILLIHLNRAKLGCHIEDQEELLLDSIRYMEAFPIAENLILNLSRQFNLSYSLSDKKYITKQLYAHRIQKNIPNSNEQIEESVDNLIHQLSRIEQVDLESDDYLKMSLYQHFSPMLLRLERGIFIENPLLESIKNQYMELFSILWYLMGDFEKKFNVSLNDHEISLILIHFQVALEKNAKSKNILIICQYGMSSAQLIYQKVKKILPSKDNIEIANLDKIHKVDLNNVDLIISTIDLGDLKKTYIKVSPIFSSEDYQKILQSYSLLLTNQSEIVDAERIKAPTVLKFLKSDLINLKIDANSKEEVLDFMISQLEEKQSVSTFFRKSIFDREKLGTTNLENKIAIPHANPNSVINSSISITTLKKPINWGKGKVQLVIMITLNDKDASNIKQIIEELLPLINSKKMVNDLILELEEEKWINRFTD, from the coding sequence ATGAATAATAGACAATTAAAACTATTACATTTATTAGTACATGAACATAGCTATCAACCTGCTTCTTATTATGCAGATAAAATGCTTGTGTCAGCAAGAACCATTTATTCTGATTTGGAGGTAATTAATGATTCTATACTTAAATATGGGTCAGAGATAAAAAGGAAACCATCTTTTGGAATTAAGTTGGTAGGCAATCATTCTATTTTTGATCAAATAGATGTTGATCGTCATGTGCGCCAATCCTTTTATCAGCCATCCAATCGTAGGTTAATATTAATCAAATCTCTTGCCTTCACGGAACAGTTGATTACATTAGAGAATTTATCAGAAAAATTTATTGTTAGTAAGACTTCGATTTACAACGATATTCATATTATAAATGAAATTATAGGCACTGCGGACGTATTGATTGAATCTTCAAAGGAAGGCGTTCAGCTATTGGGTAGGGAAGAGAACATCCAAAAAGCTGTTAAGTCTGTTATTTTCAATTTTTCAAATAATGAATCCGAACTATCATTTGACAGTGTTCTGGATATACTGTTTTCTCGAGACGAAGTCAATTGTATGGGTAAAATTCTCAAAAATGAATTTGATGGTTTTGCCACGAATGCTGCAGATTATTATTATCGATCATTAATTAGTATATTACTAATACATTTGAATAGGGCTAAGTTAGGTTGCCATATTGAAGATCAGGAAGAGCTATTGCTTGATTCAATCAGATATATGGAGGCCTTTCCGATAGCTGAAAATTTAATATTAAATCTATCTAGACAATTCAACCTATCTTACAGTCTAAGTGATAAAAAATATATTACTAAGCAGCTATATGCCCACAGAATTCAAAAGAATATTCCGAATTCAAATGAGCAGATAGAGGAATCAGTTGATAATTTAATTCACCAATTAAGTCGAATTGAGCAAGTTGACTTAGAGAGTGATGATTATTTAAAAATGTCTCTATATCAGCATTTTTCTCCCATGTTACTTAGATTGGAACGTGGCATATTCATCGAAAACCCTTTGCTAGAGTCTATTAAAAATCAGTACATGGAATTATTTAGTATTTTATGGTATCTCATGGGTGATTTCGAGAAAAAATTTAATGTTTCCCTTAATGATCATGAAATTTCATTAATTCTTATTCATTTTCAGGTTGCCCTTGAAAAGAATGCTAAGTCAAAAAATATACTTATTATATGTCAATATGGTATGTCATCAGCCCAATTAATTTATCAAAAGGTAAAGAAAATATTACCTAGTAAAGACAATATAGAAATTGCTAATCTCGATAAGATTCACAAAGTAGATTTAAATAATGTAGATTTGATTATATCGACGATTGATTTAGGAGATTTAAAAAAGACATATATCAAGGTATCTCCTATTTTTTCAAGTGAAGATTACCAAAAAATTCTTCAGTCCTATAGTTTGTTGTTAACTAATCAAAGTGAGATCGTTGATGCTGAACGAATTAAGGCGCCAACAGTATTGAAGTTTTTAAAATCTGATTTAATAAATTTAAAGATTGACGCTAATAGTAAAGAAGAGGTATTAGATTTTATGATATCTCAACTTGAAGAAAAACAGTCAGTATCTACTTTTTTTAGAAAATCAATTTTTGATCGAGAAAAATTAGGTACGACTAATTTAGAGAACAAAATTGCTATACCTCACGCTAATCCTAATTCAGTAATTAATTCCTCAATTTCTATCACGACTTTAAAAAAACCAATTAATTGGGGAAAAGGAAAAGTTCAATTAGTGATTATGATTACTTTAAATGACAAAGATGCATCAAATATAAAGCAGATAATAGAAGAATTGTTGCCATTAATTAATAGTAAAAAAATGGTGAATGATTTAATTCTGGAGTTGGAAGAAGAAAAATGGATTAATAGATTTACTGATTAG